The DNA region GCAAGAAGGCGCGATCAGCGCACCGCCAGCAACTGGATCACCGCTGATCACAACGTCGTTGTCAATCATCCGGAGGAGCGTCCCATGAACCCGATTTCCCGCAGGCAACTGCGCCGCGCGTCTCGCACGCAACCCGTCGTCAAGGGCATCGCCGCTGCGTGCGTCGCCGCGTCTGCGCTATGGTGCGCAAGCGCCAGTCTCGCGGCCGATCAGCCCGTCGTCGGCCTGATCACGAAGACCGACACCAACCCGTTCTTCGTCAAGATGAAACAAGGCGCGGAATCCGCCGCGCAGAAAGACGGCGCGAAGCTGCTGACAGCCGCCGGCAAGTTCGACGGCGACAACGCGGCGCAGGTCACGGCCATCGAGAACATGATCACCGCGGGCGCAAAGGCGATCCTCATCACGCCGAGCGACACGAAGGCGATCGTGCCGAGCATCAAGAAGGCACGCGCGGCAGGCGCGCTGGTGATCGCGCTCGATACGCCGACCGACCCGCAGGACGCCACCGACGCCCTGTTCGCCACCGACAACTTCAAGGCAGGCGTGCTGATCGGCCAGTATGCGAAGACCGCGCTCGGCGGCAAGCCCGCGAAGATAGCGACGCTCGATCTCGCGCCCGGCGTTTCCGTCGGCGTGCTGCGTCACAACGGCTTTTTGCAGGGCTTCGGCGTGAAGGAAGGCGATCCGGCTATCGTCTGCAGCCAGGACACGCGCGGCGACCAGGCAAAGGGCCAGACGGCGATGGAAAACTGCCTGCAAAAAGCGCCCGACATCAATGTCGTCTACACGATCAACGAACCGGCCGCAGCCGGCGCGTATCGCGCGCTGAAGGCCGCGGGCAAGGACAAGAGCGTGATGATCGTCTCGATCGACGGCGGCTGTGAAGGCGTGCGCAACGTGAAGGCGGGCGCCATTGCCGCGACCTCGCAGCAGTATCCGTTGAAGATGGCCGAGCTCGGCGTGCAGGCAGGCGTCGACTACGCGAAGACAGGCAAGAAGGTCTCCGGCTATCACGACACGGGCGTCACGCTGATCACCGACAAGCCGCAAGGCGGTGTCGACAGCAAGGATACGAAGTTCGGCCTCGATAACTGTTGGGGCAACAAGTAGGCACGCAGTCAACGCGCAGTAACTGAGCCGTAACTGAGCAGTCACGGAGGCGCGCACGGCGCGCGTCTTCCGCAAGTTCTCCAGCGTGAGCGTGGCGTACGTGTACCGCGCGCAGGCCACGCATTGCTTCGAAGGAAACATATCATGTCGACTCCCACCGCCCCCGCTCACACCCATCGCCGGTTTGCGGATCATCTGCCATCGCTTGCCGAAGCCGGGCCGCTCGTCGCGCTCGTGCTAGCGTGCATCTTTTTCATCTCGCAGAGCGACCGCTTTCTGTCGTTCCAGAACCTGTCGCTCATCATGCAGCAGACCATGGTGGTCGCCGTGATCGCCATCGGTCAAACCCTGATCGTGCTGACGGGCGGCATCGATCTGTCGTGCGGGATGTTGATGGCGTTCGGCTCGATCGTGATGACGAAATTCGCCGTCGTGATGGGCGTGCCGCCCGTCATCGCGATTGCCTGCGGCGTCGGCGCGAGCATGCTGTTCGGCCTGCTCAACGGCGTGCTGATCACGCGCATCAAGCTGCCCGCGTTCATCGTCACGCTCGGCACGTTGAATATCGCCTTCGCGGCCACGCAGCTTTATTCGAACGCGGAGAGCGTGTCGAATCTGCCCGACGCGATGATGTTCTTCGGCAACACCTTCAACCTCGGGCCGGCCACCGTCACCTACGGCACCGTGCTCACACTGCTGATGTATCTCGGGACATGGTTCGTATTGCGCGACACGGTGCCCGGACGTCACCTCTACGCGCTCGGCAATAACCCGGAAGCCGCACGCCTGATGGGTCTTTCCGCGCAACGCATCCTGATCACGGTGTACACGCTGGCGGGCGCGCTCTACGGCATCGCCGCGCTGCTGTCCGTGTCGCGCACGGGCGTCGGCGATCCGCAAGCAGGACAAACCGAGAACCTCGACAGCATCACGGCAGTCGTGCTCGGCGGCACGAGTCTGTTCGGCGGGCGCGGCTCGATTGCGGGCACGCTGCTGGGCGCATTGATTGTCGGCGTGTTCCGCAATGGCTTGACCTTGATGGGTGTGTCGTCGGTGTACCAGGTGCTGATCACCGGCATTCTCGTGATTCTCGCCGTCGCCGCCGACAAGCTGTCGCGCCGTGGCGCACGTTGATCATTATTCGAAGGAGCCTGTGATGTCCACCACCCCCTCTTCCTCCAACGGCGCGACGCCCGTTCTGCAAGCGCGCGGTCTCATCAAGCGCTACGGCCAGGTCACCGCGCTCGACGGCTGCGACTTCGAAGTGATGCCCGGCGAAATCATGGCCGTGATCGGCGATAACGGCGCGGGCAAGTCATCGCTCATCAAGGCGCTCTCCGGCGCGCTCGTACCCGATGAAGGCGACCTGCTGCTCGACGGCAAATCCGTCAAGTTCCGCAGCCCGCTCGACGCGCGCCAGCAAGGCATCGAAACGGTTTATCAGGATCTCGCCGTGGCGCCCGCCATGAGCATCGCGGAGAACCTGTTCCTTGCGCGTGAACTGGTGAAGCCCGGCTGGCGCGGCAAGCTCTTCAAGATCATCGACAAGCGCCGCATGCTCGAAGAAGCGACCAATGCGATGAAAGACCTGCAGATCGGCATCCGCTCGATGCGCCAGGCCGTCGAAACGCTCTCGGGCGGTCAGCGCCAGGGCGTCGCGGTGGCGCGCAGCGCGGCCTTCGCGCGGCACGTCGTGATTCTCGACGAGCCGACCGCGGCACTCGGCGTGAAGGAAGGCAACATGGTGCTGGAGCTGATCCGGCGCGTGCGCGACCGTGGCCTGCCCGTCATTCTGATCAGTCACAACATGCCACATGTGTTCGAGATCGCGGACCGCATTCACATTCAGCGGCTCGGACGGCGCGCGGCGCTCGTGAACAAGAACGAGATCCACATGTCGGATGCCGTCGCGATCATGACGGGCGCGAAACAGGCCGACGTGCGGGCCATCGCATGACGAACCGACTCGCGTAACCGGACACAGCCGATGGATACGGGCACCCGCTCACCGCTCAAACGCACGGTCGGCTCGAACCAGGTCGGCATGCGGCAGTTCAACGAACGCATCGTGCTGCAGGCGATCCGTTTGCATGGACCACTGCCGAAGGCCGACGTGGGGCGGCTCACGCGTCTGTCGATGCAGACCGTGTCGATGATCGTCGAGCGATTGATCGACGACGGCCTGCTCGAAAAGCAGGCGCGCGTGCGCGGGCGCATCGGGCAGCCTTCCGTGCCCATCGCGTTGCGCGCGGAAGGCGCCTATACGATCGGCGTGAAGGTCGGACGGCGCAGCCTCGATGTGCTCGCGATGGATTTTCTCGGGCGTGTGTGCTGCCGCGAAGTGCAGGAGTACGCGTATCCCGATCCGCGCACGCTGTTCCCGGCGCTCGACAGCAAGCTCGCGCGCATCAACGAGGCTCTCGGCGCACGACGCGAGAAAGTGGTCGGCGTCGGCGTGGCGGCGCCGCTGTGGCTCGGCGGCTGGCGCGATTTTCTCGGCGCGCCGCGCGAAGCGCTCGACGCGTGGAACGACATCGACATCCGCGCGCGCATCGCGTCGATGACGGGCCTGCCCGTCGAGTTCGCGAAAGACACGACGGCCGCGTGCGCCGCCGAACTGGTGATGGGCCAGGGGCGCGGCATCCACAACTTTCTGTATCTGTTCCTCGGCACGTTCATCGGCGGCGGGCTGGTGATCGACGGACGCCTGCATGGCGGGCCGCACGACAACGCGGGCGCGGTCGGCTCGATACCCATCATGAGCGGCCAGCCGCGTCAGCCTGCGCAACAGCTGCTGCACGCGGCATCGGGCTTCGTACTCGAAAAACTGTTCGTCGATGCGGGCGCGCCCGCCACTGCCGCGCACGATCACCGCGCGTTGTCGCCGGATCTGTGGCGGCTCACCGAGCAATGGCTCGACACCGCGTGCCCTGCGATTGCGGGCGCATTGACGAACGCGGCGGCGCTGCTCGATCTCGAAGCGGTGGTGATAGACGGCGAAGTGGACCGGCAACTGGTGCGCGAAATCATTCGCCGCACGGAGCGCGTGCTCGACAAGTTCGAGTGGGAAGGCATCGTGCGGCCGCAATTGCTCGAAGGCACGATCGGCTCCGACGCGCGCGCGATGGGCGGCGCAATCCTGCCGCTCTACGCGCACTTCGCGCCGATGCACGAACTCTTTCTCAAGCCCGCGACCGACGTGAGCTATTGAACCTTCGGCACCGTGGTGACAGCGACTTTCGGCGTGTCTTTCGATGCAGGTTCGTCGAGCAGCGGCTGCAACTCGGGTGCCATGGACTTCAGCAATTGCACGGCGAGCGCGCTCGTGAAATCGTAGCGCTTCGCATACGGCTCATGCACGACAGCCGTCAGCGTGCCGAAGAAGCGGTCGCCGATCGCGAACACGAAGGTCGCCGTGCGATTGACCTTGCGCGACTCGATCAGCCTGCGTCCCTTCGCGTAGATGTTCAGGCGCTGATCGCCCGTCCCCGTCTTGCCGTAGACCTCCAGCGTCTTGCCGTTCGGAAACGTGATGCCGCCCGCCAGACGCCGCGCCGTGCCGCCCGCGACCACGTCGCGCAACAGCGTCTGCGCGACCCGCGCGATCTCCGGCGAGATGGCTTCCGTGGGCTGCGGCGTCGCGCGCACGAAACGCGTTTCATACGGCGTGCCCTTGGCGAACTCGAGTTCGGTCAGGCTTTGCGTCGGTGCCTGATTGCCCTTGTTCGCGATCACGCCCATCAGTTGCGCGAGCGCGGCGGGCCGGTCGCCCGACGCACCGATCGCGGCTGCATACGACGGCGTCAGATGCGAGAACGGATAGCCGAGCGCCTGCCACGACCTGCCGATCGCATCGTAAGCATGCTGCTCGACCATGCGGCGGATGCGCCGGTCCTGCGTCGCGTGATAGCGCGTCTTGAAGAGCCACTTGTACGAATCCGCGCGCACGTCGCGGCTCGCATCCATCACCTGGTTCGCGTTCGCGTCGGGATGCTCGCGCAGATAGTCGACGAGCCACAGCTCCAGCGGATGCACGCTCGAAATGTACGCGCGGTCGTTCAGATTGAACTTGTCGATGCCGTACTTCTCGTAGAGCTTCGCGAGCGCGTCGTCGGGCGGATTGGCTTTCGGCGTGTTCTTCAACGCGGCGCGCATCTGGTCGTTGAACCAGGCCTGCGGCGCGTCGGGCCGCACGCTGCGCAACACCGTCGCGATCTTCGGCGGCGACTTGCGCACGCCGCGCAGCAGGATCGCGAGCATCTCATCCTGCGTCTTGCCGTGATACTTCGTGTAGAAGCGGTTCATGTACACGCGGCTTTCCTGGTCGGCGAAGCGCGTCAGATACAGGTTGCGCGTAGCGGGATCGTCGAGCCATTGCGAGGACGGGCCGGACGTCCTGATCGTTTCGTAGTGGACGATGTCGCGCATCATCCGTACGAACACCAGATTCACCGAATGCTGGAATGCCTGATGCACGGTGAGAATGCGCGAGTTCTCGTCGGCCTCGAAGTTCGTGAAGGTCTGCGCGCCGCCGCCCGTGTAGAAGGTTTCGCCCGCATTGGCCGAGTACTTGCGCTCGACCGACGCATCGAGCATCGCGCCCAGCGAATGGTCCTTCGTGTGCATGAAGTAATCGACAGCCCAGCGGGTCAACGCGTCTTCGCGCTCGGGCTTCACGGCGCGCAGTTCTTCCACGCTCATCTGCCCATAGCGCGCATGCAGGTCCTGCATGATCTGCAGATACGTGATGATCGTGCGGAGCTTGGCCGTCGAACCGAGATTCAGGCGCGCGCCGGAGTTGATATCGAACGGACGGTTCACGCTGTCGGTCTGCACGCGCAGCAAATTCGCGCCATCGCGCTTTTCGAACAGCGTGAAGCTGAAGGCGATCTTCGACGGGTCGTCCTTCGGTTGCAGCATGTTGAAGCCATAGAGGCCAGCTGCCTGCGCGCCCTCTTTGGTCGTCGCAGCGGCAAGGCGGTCGTTGATGTCCTGCTGGACCTTGTTGTTCATCGTCGATGTGACGCGCAAGTCGAGCCGGTCGAGGTCGTACAGCGTCGACACACCAAGCGACGACAGCAGGTGCGTGCGCAGCGACGTCACCGCCTTGCGCTCGACGAACGAGCCTTCGGGCGGCGCAAGCTTCGCGCGCGTCAGCACGAGTTGTTGCGAGAGCGCGGCGTCGCGCAGTTGCGGGGTAATCACACCGTTCGCGGCAAACAGGCGCAGATAGCTTTCCGTCAGCGCATTGAGATCGTCGTTCTTGCGCAGCAGGAAGTGTGACGGCCCGCGCTGCGCGATCATCAGCGACAGCACCTGACGGAACGCGAGGCCCTGCCCGGCGAGATTGTCGGGCGTGGGCGGCGCTTTCAGCACGCGGTTGACTTCGGCGAAATCGCGGCCGTACCACGCCGTGAGTCCGTCGCCGATACCGTTGATCTCGCCGATGCCGGGCTGCGCGGCGAGCGGCACCGAGTTCAGGTAGCGCACGACGATCTGCTCGCGCGCAGGCATCGTGCGCGGGCCGTCGAGATACGCCCGCACCGACGCCGACGCGATCTGCCGCAGTTTCTCCTTCGGCGTCGCCGTGCGGCCGCCGGGCGAATGGCGGAACTTCTCGATCTGCGTGGCAAGCGTGCTGCCGCCGGGCTGCGCCTGGTTGTGATTGAAGACGCGCAGGCCCTGATCCATCAGCGCGCGGCTGAAGCGTCCCCAGTCGATGGCGGGATTGCGGTTCGGCTGGTCGGGGTCGAGCAGATGGCGGTCTTCGATGAACAGCAGCGCCGACACCACGAGCGGCGGCACTGACTCGAAATCGTCATACACGCGAGCGGGAAACTGCGAGCCGAACAGGCGCGTGCCCGTGGCGTCATACAGCATCAGTCCCGCCTGATCCTTTTCTTCGTAGGGAACGAACAGGCCGTCGTCGGCGAGCGATGCCATGCGTTCGGAATCGCGCGCCTGCGACGCAACGGAGAAACCGCGCTCTTTCAGACGGCGTTCGAATGCGGGCAGCAGCGCATAGCCGAGGCGGATGTCATAGGGGCCGTCGGTGGGAAAGCGGATGTTGTCGCTCGGACCTTCGGAGACGGTAAACCCGACGTCGCGCGTCAGTTCGGACAAGTAGCGCGCCTGCAACCGCGACGTGTCCATTTCGATCTGAACAAAGCGCACGCCGAGGGCGACGGCCACGAGAAACGAGGCGAAAAAGAGCCACTTGAACCACTTCCAGGCGGAGGTGGTGCCGATTGCGCGTAGCGGAAACCGTAGTGGCCGATTCATGGCGGCGTCTCCTTGCAGATGCCTGACCACACTAACCTCGACTATGTCAGTCTAACCCGTAACAACGGTTGTGAGGGTCAGGTGACGCATCGACTTGATCGGGTGAGTACGGCACGCAACACAGCCGTCAGGCGGGCGCGACGGGACGGCATCTTTTGCCGCATGCCGCCGCCTTTCGCGCCCGGATGGGTAAAGACGGCCGCCGCTTCGATGCCGATGCAACCTCCGCACGCGCCTTCCGCCTGCGCCGCCTCCCTGGAATACCGAATACGACGGCCGTGCGAAATTGAGTAACATGGCCACGCACTGCAGGCATCGCATGTCGCCGCATTCCTGGTGACGCCCCCCACCTCCTGAATCTTATGCAAAGCTACTACGAAGCGACCGTCGAGCGGCCCGTGCGCCCTGCGCTGTCCGGAAACCTGAGCGCGAACGTCTGCATCGTCGGCGGCGGGCTGGCGGGCCTGTCTACCGCGCTCGGACTGGCCGAGCGCGGCGTGCGCGACGTCGTCGTGGTCGAAGCGAACCAGGTCGGCTATGGCGCGTCGGGCCGCAACGGCGGCTTCGTGTTCGGCGGGTACAGTCTCGATTGCGCGGACCTGCTGAGGATTCTCGGCCCGGAGCGCGCCCGCGAACTGTACGCGCTGACGATCGACGCCGTCGACCTGATGCGCGCGCGCATCCAGCGCTACGCGATCGCCTGCGAAGCGACGGACGCGGGCGTGATCCTCGCGAACTGGTTCGACGATCCGTCGCGCCTCGACAGTCAGCGCCGTTTGATGAAGGACGCGTTCGGCGTCGAATGGGAGCCGCTCGGCGCCGACGAGCTCGCCGTGCGGCTGAAGACCACGCGCTATCACGGCGGGCTGTTCGAGCGCAATGCGTTTCACTTTCATCCGTTGAAGTACGTGCTCGGTGTCGCGCGCGCGGCGGAAGCGGCGGGCGTGCGGATCGTCGAGCAGTCGCCTGTCGCGTCGCTGCACAGGCAAGGCGCCGGGTACGTCGTCGGGACGGCGCAAGGATCGATCGACGCCCGGCATGTCGTGATGGCGGGCGGCGGCTATGCGCGCAACGTGTACCGGCGCGTCGAGCGCGCCGTGCTGCCGATTGCGACCTACGTGATGGCGACCGAGCCGCTCGGCGCGCGGCTCGCCGATGCAATCGACTGCCGTTGCGCCGTCTACGACACGCGCTTCGCATTCGACTACTACCGTCCGCTGCCCGACTCGCGCATTCTGTGGGGCGGGCGCATCTCGATCCTGGAACGCGAGCCTGAGGCGATTGCGCGGCTGCTGCGCCGCGATCTGCTGAAGGTGTATCCGCAGTTGCGCGACGTGCGCATCGACCATGCGTGGGGCGGCCTGATGAGCTACGCGCGGCACAAGATGCCGCAGATCGGCCAGAGCGCCGACGGCGTCTGGTACGCGGTCGGTTTCGGCGGACATGGGATGGCGCCGACCACGGTGTCGGGCGAACTGCTGGCGGCGGCGATCGCGGGCGAGCGGCCCGTGCCCGATGCGTTCGCGGCCTTCGGTCTGACGCACACGTTCGGCGCGCTGGGCCTCGCCGCCGCGCAGTTGACATACACGGCGATGCAGACGCGCGATGCGCTCGCGGACCGTTCGCGGCGCCCGAACTGAGCCCTCGGGTTGCGCCCTTCCGGCGGCGCAGCCGCACGTGCGCGCAATGAAGCCGGGCATGCCGCCAGGCCATGCTGGCTGGTGATTTCGGCATGCTAGAATGAAATGTCACCGCCGCCGGAACACACAATGAAAAAGGGAAGCCGAGCTATCGCGCCCGAGCATAACGAGACCCCGAACGAACCCTCCGAACCACGGCGCAAATACGATCCCGAAGAGACGAAGCGCAACATCCTCGAGGTGGCCACGCAGGAGTTTTCGTCGATGGGACTCACGGGTGCGCGTGTCGACGCGATTGCGGAGCGCACCAATACCACGAAGCGCATGCTGTACTACTACTTCGGCAGCAAGGAAGGGCTGTACGAGGCCGTGCTCGAGAAGGTGTATGGCGATATTCGCGAGCTCGAACAAGATCTGAAAGTCAGCGATATGAGCCCTGTGGACGGGCTGCGTAGTCTCGTTGAGTTTACGTTTGACTATCATGATAAACATCGCGATTTCGTGCGTCTTGTGACTATCGAGAATATTCACGGCGCGAAGTATATCGAGCAGGTCAAGACCTTCAAGAATCGTAATGCGACGGTGATTCACACTATTGAAGATCTTCTTGCACGAGGCGTTGCTTCAGGGGATTTTCGTGATGATATCGATCCGATTGATCTGCATCTGTTGATCAGTTCGTTGTGCTTTCATCGGATTGCCAATCGGCATACGTTTGGGAATGCGTTTGGGCGCGATCCCTCTCATTCGAGGCTCAGGGCGCGGCATCGCGCGATGATTGTTGATGCTACTTTGAGGTTTGTTGCTCGTTAGGTTGTTTTTGCCTGCGGCGCTGGTTTGATGTTCCTTCCTTTGCGCTGGCATTCGGGTTTTGTTTTTGCGCTGGCATTCGCGTTTTGTCTTTGCGCTGGCATCCGCGATTTGTCTTTGCGCTGGCATCCGCGATTTGTTATCTAGCTTCACGCGTCGCCCCTGTGCGGGGCGGCACCTACTTTTCTTTGCCGCCGCAAAGAAAAGTAGGCAAAAGAAAGCGGCTCACACCGCCAGCCCTTGTCCTTGCCTGAGGGCCCCCAAAGGTTCTTACGCTTCACACGGCAATCACATCATTCCTGCTCGTTGCCAGCGCTCTTGCTGAGCGCCTCACCCGCTTCACGCACCCGCGTTTCAGCATGCCTCACCAGCCAGTCCACCGCCGCCCAGGTGGCAAACTGTGTGTAGGCCCTCGGTGCTCCACATGCTTCACTCCAGACCGATTGCGCACGCGCCCCACCCTGTAAGAGCGCTACCCTATACGCCGCGACAACCTGCACACAGTTTGCCACCTGGGCGGCACATACCATTCGCTGCCGCTTGACCGGGTACGGGTATCCGAAGCGGGTGAGGCATTCATTCGAAGCGTTGGCAACGGCCATCAATCAGCAAGTTGCCGTGTGAAGCGTGGGGACGTTGGGGGCCCGTGGACAAAGGTCAAGCGCTGGCGGTGTGAGCCGCTTTCTTTTGCCTACTTTTCTTTGCGGCGGCAAAGAAAAGTAGGTGCCGCCCCGCACAGGGGCGACGCCTGAAGCACGCTAACAATTCGCGGATGCCAGCGAAAGCAAAACCAAAAACAAAAGCAAAAACAAATCAAGCAAACAGACAGACCAACATTGAACGATTGAACCGCCGGCGGCAAAAGCCACCCCCACCTCAATCGCACGCGAAAAATCAGGCACACCGCTTGCCCCGATATAATTTCCCGAACGTTATGCGGTTCCGCATCGACGAGCCCGTCCGTCACCCGACGCCTCGTGCGGCGCCCACCGCCAACCAGAAGGAGACTCATGAAGAAGCTAGCCGTCACCCTGTCCATCCCGTTGCTGCTCGCCGCCTGCGCGCAATATCAGGCGTCCCACAACCCGGATGCCGGCGATCCGATGAAGGACAACATGACGAATCGCCCCGTCAACGACGTCATCCAGTGCATGACCCAAGCCGCGGCAAAGCACGACACGCCCGTCAAAGCCACGCCTATTCCACAAGGCCAGATGCTCGATTTCGGCGAATCCAACATCGTCAAGGTTCGGGCCGACAACGGCGCCACGACGTTCCGCTACTACGCAGGCAAACGCAACACGTCGAACCTGTGGATCGAAGGCGCAAGCAAGGAATGCGCGCCCTGAGGCCGCTCGCGAGTGCGGCGGCGTAACTGGATGTAACAACTTCTCCGCCCTCGAAGGCGGGGAGCTTAAGAATCGTTTAAGTCTGCGCTGCCAGTATTCGTCCTTGACACTGACCCGCGTTCCAGCCAGGTGCCCGGATGGATTACTACAAAGACCGCAACGACCCGACGAAGCGCATCGCGACCGAAACCCCGGCCGCATCCGCGCAAGCCGCCGCCGCGAAAGCAGCGCCGCCTAGAAAGACGACCATTCTCCGCCGGCTCCTCAGCCCGCATGAACTCGCCACGCTGCTGCTGTTGCTGCACGCACCCATGGCCGCGCTCGCCAAGCCGGAAATTCCGACGCTGCAGGAAGCCGGCCTCGTCGAAAGCATCGCCACGGATGCCGGCGATGAACCACACATTCGCCTGACGCCCGAAGGCAACGCGATTCTGCGCGGACTCGGCGTCAAGTAAGACCAGCGCATCCCGCGCTGCGAAACTACGCCTGCCACACGCCGTAACCCGCTTCGCGCAAGCCGATCGCCAGTTCGACTTCCATGTCGCGCGCGCCGTCGTAAGGCAGCGGATTGAAGACTTCATACAGTTCCGGCATCAGCCGCAAACCATAGTCGCGCACATAGCGATTCGACTGAATGCCCGCCTTGTGCCGGTCGAAACGCAAGTCCGGGTCCAGCCCGGTCATGCCCACATACACGCACGGCCGTTCGAACCGATACTCGGGATTCGCGCGTCGAAAGCGTGCTTCGTTCCAGACCGTATCGTCGAGCGCGACCACATACACGTAATAGCGAAGCTTCGCGCGGCGGACGGGCATGTTCTTGTGGCTGCTTATGTCTGGATGTTCGTGACCGGCTTCCGACCGCAAGCGCGGTTGATCGCTGGTTCGTTTTTGCTCAATGTGACTGTGCGAAACTGACAGTTAGTTGCGTGAGGTGCCGTGCAACAGCATCCGGTATTCGGTAGGCGTAACGCCGACCGTCGCCTTGAATTGTCGCGTGAACGCGCTGTGATCCGTATAGCCGCACAAGGCGGCGACATCGGTGACCTTGTCGTGTGACACGAGCAACGCCGTCGCCGCATCGAGCCGGGTCTTCAGCAGCACCTGGCGCGGCGTCAGATGAAACACCTTGTGAAAATACCGTTCGAGCTGCGCAACCGACATATCCGCCATCGCGGCAAGCTGCTTCAGGTTCAGCGGCTGCACGTAGTTCTCTTGCAGATACTGCACGACCGTCGCGAGCCGGCTATACGCGGGGTGGCTGCTTTCATCGGCGCGCAGATCGCGCGAAATGCCCGCCAGCCCGACCACTCGCCCTGCCGCGTCGCGCAACGGCTGCTTGCAGGTCAGGCACCAGCCCGGTTGCCGGCCAGGATACAGATGCAGTTCCAGCTGATCGACCATCTGATTGCCGACATGGATCACAGCCTTGTCCTGCGCCGTGTAGATACGGCCGAAGCGGCTCGGAAACACGTCTTCCGCCGTCTTGCCCAGCAGCTTTTCCTTCTCCTTGAATCCACAGCGCGACACCAGCGTGCGATTGACGAGCGCGTAACGCGCCTGCGCGTCCTTCACGAAGAACACGATATCGGGCATCGCGTCGAACACGGGTTCGAGTAGCGCGAAATGCGAGAGCATCCCGGCCAGCGACGCCGCAGCCGAATCGAGCGCGTCAGGCGTGGAAGCGAACGTGTTCATCGTGAGGATTCCGTGCATGGGCTGCGAGAACGTGAAGATTGCCCCGGCCTGGTCGCGGGCTGATCGATTATAGGGCGGCGCGTGGCAGGCGAAAAAATCTCGCGTCAGTGCGTTCGATGCGCGCCCAGGCATTTTTCTCGCAGACGGCGCGGATCAATGCGCGGCCGTATTCTCGTCGGCCGCAAGCATCAATGTGGCGATCTGCGCGGGGTGGATGGGCGGACGAACCTGCGTCACATCCCAGCCGAGCAACGCCTGCGCCGCACCGCCGCAAATGCGGCCCTGGCACGCGCCCATTGCGCAGCGCGTGTGCAGCTTCGCGTCGCGCCAGCTCGCATGCGCGCGAACCTCGCCGACCGATACGTCTTCGCAACGGCACAGCAAGGTGTCGTCGGCGGGTAGTTGGCGCGCGGGGTCGCGCAACGCGAACGCCATCTCGACTCGCGCTGCGAATCGCTGCCAGCGCGCGCGTTCGCGCCTCAATTGTTCAAAGGTTTCAGCTTGCGCGAGACCTAGGGCTGCACGCCCCGCAATTCGCCCTTCCACCCGCGCAAG from Paraburkholderia caribensis includes:
- a CDS encoding TetR/AcrR family transcriptional regulator, coding for MKKGSRAIAPEHNETPNEPSEPRRKYDPEETKRNILEVATQEFSSMGLTGARVDAIAERTNTTKRMLYYYFGSKEGLYEAVLEKVYGDIRELEQDLKVSDMSPVDGLRSLVEFTFDYHDKHRDFVRLVTIENIHGAKYIEQVKTFKNRNATVIHTIEDLLARGVASGDFRDDIDPIDLHLLISSLCFHRIANRHTFGNAFGRDPSHSRLRARHRAMIVDATLRFVAR
- a CDS encoding AraC family transcriptional regulator — translated: MNTFASTPDALDSAAASLAGMLSHFALLEPVFDAMPDIVFFVKDAQARYALVNRTLVSRCGFKEKEKLLGKTAEDVFPSRFGRIYTAQDKAVIHVGNQMVDQLELHLYPGRQPGWCLTCKQPLRDAAGRVVGLAGISRDLRADESSHPAYSRLATVVQYLQENYVQPLNLKQLAAMADMSVAQLERYFHKVFHLTPRQVLLKTRLDAATALLVSHDKVTDVAALCGYTDHSAFTRQFKATVGVTPTEYRMLLHGTSRN
- a CDS encoding NAD(P)/FAD-dependent oxidoreductase; translation: MQSYYEATVERPVRPALSGNLSANVCIVGGGLAGLSTALGLAERGVRDVVVVEANQVGYGASGRNGGFVFGGYSLDCADLLRILGPERARELYALTIDAVDLMRARIQRYAIACEATDAGVILANWFDDPSRLDSQRRLMKDAFGVEWEPLGADELAVRLKTTRYHGGLFERNAFHFHPLKYVLGVARAAEAAGVRIVEQSPVASLHRQGAGYVVGTAQGSIDARHVVMAGGGYARNVYRRVERAVLPIATYVMATEPLGARLADAIDCRCAVYDTRFAFDYYRPLPDSRILWGGRISILEREPEAIARLLRRDLLKVYPQLRDVRIDHAWGGLMSYARHKMPQIGQSADGVWYAVGFGGHGMAPTTVSGELLAAAIAGERPVPDAFAAFGLTHTFGALGLAAAQLTYTAMQTRDALADRSRRPN